Genomic window (Amaranthus tricolor cultivar Red isolate AtriRed21 chromosome 7, ASM2621246v1, whole genome shotgun sequence):
atatatatatatgtatgtatatatatatgtgtatatttatatatatatatgtgtatatatatatatatatatatgtatatatatatatatatgtatatatatatatatatatgtatatatatatatatatatatatatatatatatatatatatatatatatatatatatatatgtatatatatatatatgtgtgtgtgtgtgtgtgtgtatatatatatatatatatatatatatatatatatatatatatatatatatatatatatatgtgtgtgtgtatatatatatatatatatatatatatatatatatatatatatatatatatatatatatatatgtgtgtgtgtgtgtgtgtctatatatatatatatatatatatatatatatatatatatatatatgtgtgtgtgtgtgtgtgtgtctatatatatatatatatatatatatatatatatatatatatatatatatatatatatatatatgtatatatatatatatgtatatatatatatgtatatatatatatatgtatatatatatatatatatatatatatatatatatttgtgtgtgtgtatatatatatatatatatgtatgtatatatatatatatatatatatatgtatatatatatatatatatatatatatatatgtatatatatatatatatatatatatatatatatatatatatatatgtatgtatctatatatatgtatatatatgtatatatatatatgttatatatatatatatgtatatatgtatatatatatatatatatatatatatatatatatatatatatatatatatatatatatatgtatatatatatatatgtatatatatatatatatatgtatatatatatatatatatatgtatatatatatatatatgtatatatatatatatatgtatatatatatatatgtatatatatatatatatgtatatatatatatatatgtatatatatatatatatgtatatatatatatatatatatgtatatatatatatatgtatatatatatatatgtatatatatatatatatatatatatatatgtatatgtatatatgtatatatatatatatatatatatatatatatatatatatatatatatatatatatgtatagatatatatatatatatgtatatatgtatatatatatatatatatatatatatatatatgtatatatatatatatatatatatatgtatatatatatatatatgtatatatatatatatatatgtatatatatatatatatatatatatgtatatatatatatatatatatatatatatatgtatatatatgtatatatatatatatatatttgtatatatatatatatatatatatatatatatatatatatatatatatatatgtatatatatatatatatatgtatatatacatatatatatgtatatatacatatatatatatatatatacatatatatatatatatatacatatatacatatatatatacatatatacatatatatatacatatatacctatatatatatacatatatatatatatatatatatatatatatatatatatatatatatgtatatatatatatatatatgtatatatatatatatatacatatatgtatatatgtatatatatatatatatatgtatatatatatatatatatatatgtatatatatatatatatatgtgtatatatatatatatatatatatatatatatatatatacatatatatctatatatatatatatatatatatacatatatacatatatgtatatatatatatatatatatatatatatatatatatatgtatatatatatgtatatatgtatatatatataggtatatatgtatatttatatgtatatatgtatatatatatatatatatgtatatatatatatatataaatattatatatatatgtatatatatgtgtatatatatgtgtgtgtatatatatatatatgtatatatatatgtgtatatatatatatatgtatatatatatatatgtatatatatatatatatatatatgtatatatatatatatgtatacatatatatatatatatgatatatatatatatatatatatatatatatatatatgtatatatatatatgtaNNNNNNNNNNNNNNNNNNNNNNNNNNNNNNNNNNNNNNNNNNNNNNNNNNNNNNNNNNNNNNNNNNNNNNNNNNNNNNNNNNNNNNNNNNNNNNNNNNNNAtgtgtatatgtgtatgtatatatatatgtatgtatatatatatatatatatatatgtatatgtatatatatatatatatgtatatatatatatatatatatatatatatatatatatatatgtatatatatatatatatatatatatatatatatgtatatatatatatatatgtatatatatatatatatatatatatatatgtatgtatatatacatatatatatgtatgtatatatacatatatatatttatgtatatatacatatatatatatatatatatatacatatatacatatatatatatatacatatatatatatatatacacatatatatatataatatacacatatatatatatatatatatacatatatatatatatatatatatatatatatatacatatatatatatatatatacatacatatatatatatatatatatatatatatatatatatatatatatatatatatatatacatatatatatatatatatatatatatatatatatatatatatatatatatatatatatatatatatatatatatatgtatgtatgtctgtatatatatatgtatgtctgtatatatatatatatatatgtatgtatgtatatatatttatatatgtatgtatgtatatatacatatatttatatatatgtttatatatatatatatatatatatatatatatatatatatatatatatatatatatatttatatatatatatatatatatatatttatatacatacatatatatatatatatatatatatatatatacatatatatatatatatatatatatatatatatacatatatatatatatatatatatacatatatatatatatatatatatatatatatatatatatatatatatatatatacatatatatatatatatatatatatacatatatatatatatatatatatatatatacatatatatatatatatatatatatatatatacatatatatatatatatgtatatacatacatatatatatatatatatatgtatatatatatatatatgtatatatatatatatgtatatatatatatatgtatatatatatatatgtatatatatatatatatatatatatatatatatatatatatatatatatatatatatatatatatatatatatatatatatatatatatatatatatatatatatacatatatatatatatatatatatttctgacATTGACTTGTTTGAGGTGGATCATGATGGTGATGGATGGGTGGTTGACTTGAAAAAGCATTCATGTGGTTGTTTCAGTTGGGATTTGACAGGAATCCCCTTCTGTCATGCATTCAAATGCATCATGGCATTCAGGGGTAATCCTGAATTATATGTGCACAAGGCATACAGTAAGGACATGTATGCCTTAGCATATGCACCTATTTTGCAACCTATGCCTGGAATGAAGCAATGGGATTCTACAGACCATCCCAAACCGAACCCCCTGGTCTTAGAAAGCTCTCTGGCAGACcatcacaaaaaaaaagaatcaacgAGAAGAGTGAAGGGAATGCTAAACATGAACCTCCAGTGCTGAGAAAGAGGAAGCCGAATGCATGCAGTAACTGTGGAGGTCTAGGCCACAATAAGAGCAAGTGCAAGAACCCACCTGCCCTCCCTAAACCTCCATCAAAAAGAGGAAGGCCAATGGCTGATGGTGTTCCAAAACAAGCAATACAAAAGAAAAGGGGAGGTATGAGCCAATGTCAGGAAGAGGTCAACACCAACTCTTCACAACCACTCGAAGCATCTCAAACATCTCACACATGAATGTAATAGCTTTAATGTTAGTTTGTTAGTTTGTCAATGACTTTAGTATCTCTGAGGTTATTTTGTGAACGCTTTGTATCACTTGAGGATGTAGCTAATGAACCTTATGTAGTTTCATGTTATGGATGATAAGCATTATGAAATTTGATTCAATAATTCAACTGTACATTATGAAATGGAGGCAAACACAAAAACAACCAACCAAATTAGTCCATAATTTCCTAATCTTAAATAGAGTTCcttaaaataaaacaaccaaaaaagccaaaaattgaGCCAACCAAACTACTCCATAATTTTAAATAGAGttcctaaaaataaaacaatcaaaaaagccaaaaattgaGCTTTGCTGCACTTTTTGGCCACCTTCAACCTCCCAACATGCCCACCGTCAAGTCCATCACCAACAACCTTTGCAGCAGCCTTCGCAACCTTTGATCCGAACTCAGCAACAAGACATGATTTCTCATACTCCGACCTACTCAACCGACTCCTCAGCACATTCACTTCATTCCTCAGTTCCTTCTTCGCCTCCATTAACTCATTAATAGTAACCCTTTGCCATTCTACTTGATCAGCATCAATCCACCTGAAGAACGAGCAACCCCTTCTTCCACTTTCAATGTCATATAATTTACAAGCCATGAACTTACGACCAGGATTTTTGAGGGTCCAAGACCTCATCATAGCAATTTGCATCCCACAGTAGCATCTAGTAGATTGTGAGTTCCCAATGGCACGAGAAGAACCATTAGAAGAAGATATACTacaccaaacaaaaaaaacagaGCAACATTATAAACAGAACATCAAAgcatcaaaatttcaaaaaaattggagAAAACTACTACAACAAAGCACATACCTTCACAATTTCAGATGAAAACCCTAAAATTGAACTTCAGAAGCacagagagagaaagagaagaggtgATGAAAGTTATGAGTGATTTGAAATGGGAGTTGAGGGTGTAAATGGAGTATTTATTGAAGTTGAAATGGAAGCAGCGTGGATTAAGAAGAGTTTGCAATCACACGCACGTATTTAGAGCTCAAATGGcgtagtcaacgcctgaaactTGACAAAACTCACCGGAATTtcatttaaggtgttttttttaataaaaagtgtcttaaaaggtgtttttttacaaaaaaaaattttaaaaggtgattttttttacaaaaaagtggttttaaaaggtgtttctttgcaaaattttcttattattattattattattattattagatatttatgatttaaaaacACCAAAGATGTTTGACTTCCAAAGCATGAGTGTCTCTTTCAACTGTTCAAGGATCAAAAAGGTGGGTTTATGGAGGGTTTTACTAAACTTTAAGACTGAAAACCATCCTTACTCTCTCTTTTCAATCATGGctccttcttctttctcttcCCTCCTTCGCTACTTATCTCAATCCCCCAAACCCTTCATTTACCACCGCCATTATCGTCTCTTTGCTCTACTCAAACACTTTTCTCTCTTCCCTCCTTCCCATTCCACTTCCACTTCCACTTCCACTTCCACTTCCTCAGAGCTCTCAAAACCCTCTTCACTTTCATCTCGATTAAGCTTTGTTTTTGACAAAATCGACGAAATTGAAAAGGAACGTTCTGAGAAAGATGATGCTCTTCAGCGTATTAGAGCTTGGCGAGAATCCAAGAAGAAAAATCAGCAAGATGGGAGTATAAATGATGTGGAAAATGAGAAATTAGGGTTAGGATTTAGTGAAGCTGATGCTAATGGAGGTGAAGAAATGAGGAATTTTGATGCAATTGATGCAGGAGAGAAGAAGGTAGGGTTGATGAAGAGAGAGATTGAATTGGCTCATCCTTGGCCAGAATGGGTTGGTTTAATGGAGAGATTAGTGCAGCAAAATTATTTTGACCACAAGAGGAAAGATGaggataag
Coding sequences:
- the LOC130817747 gene encoding uncharacterized protein LOC130817747; translation: MQIAMMRSWTLKNPGRKFMACKLYDIESGRRGCSFFRWIDADQVEWQRVTINELMEAKKELRNEVNVLRSRLSRSEYEKSCLVAEFGSKVAKAAAKVVGDGLDGGHVGRLKVAKKCSKAQFLAFLIVLFLGTLFKIME